In Maridesulfovibrio sp., the genomic stretch GTTGCCCAAAAAACCAAATTCGATTTCATCCAGTTGCGTAACCTGAACATCGACCCGGACCTGTACATGGAACTCATGGAACCTTATGAATTCGGTCCGGGCATGGGTTTCATCAACTTCCGTAAACGGATTAAAACCGAATGTCCCTGGATCAACTTCGGTTACTTCAATCCCTATCTGGGTGACGGTAAGAGTTAAAGTTTACTATCGGCTAATTAACCAATAAAAGGCCCACAAAAGTTTCAAGACCGACATTCACCGCAGAAAAACGGCGGTGAATGCGGCTTAAGCAGGCGTTAAATTCTTGAGGGTGAAAATGGAATATTCGGAAGTTGAATCAACAGAAATCCCGATCCAGCTTTTGCTTGAGGCTGACCCCTCTGAGACAAGTATCAGCTCATACCTAGCTGACTCGTGGTGTTACGCCGCCAAGAACAATGGACAAATTGTCGGTGCTTGCATCGCTAAGTTAACTAACGGTAACACAGCAGAAATTTTTAATGTTGCTGTTCATCCAGACTTTCAGCAGCAAGGCATCGGTTCCGATTTATTGAAATTTTCTTTGAACGAATTAGCTAACAAAAAAGTAACTCGTGTGGAATTGGGT encodes the following:
- a CDS encoding GNAT family N-acetyltransferase, which codes for MEYSEVESTEIPIQLLLEADPSETSISSYLADSWCYAAKNNGQIVGACIAKLTNGNTAEIFNVAVHPDFQQQGIGSDLLKFSLNELANKKVTRVELGTGTFGYQLAYYQRIGFRVESVLKDHFLANYPEPIFEKCIQLKDMLRLYIELEPRT